The genomic DNA GCTGGGGACCGTGCGGCAGCCCCGACGGATGCAGGGTGACCGAGCCCACTTCGATTCCCCGGCGACTGGCGAAGTTGCCGTTGACATAGTAGAGGACCTCGTCGCTGTCTAGGTTCGAGTGGTTGTAGGGAATCGGGATGGCATCGGGGTGGTAGTCGAGCATGCGCGGCACAAAGCTACAGACCACAAAGTTGTGCGCCTCGAAGGTCTGGTGCGAGGGCGGCGGCTGGTGGATACTGCCCGTGAGCGGCTCGAAGTCGTGGATGGAAAGGGCGTAGGGGTAGAGAAAGCCGTCCCAGCCGATCACATCGAGCGGGTGGAAGTCGTAGAAGTAGGCCGTGAGGTGGCCACGTGCCTTGATACGGACCTCAAAGCGCCCTTTTTCGTCATGGAAGAGCGGCGCCTCAGGGACACGGATATCGCGCTCACAGAACGGCGCGTGCTCCAGGAACTGCCCGTACTCGTTGCGGTAGCGCTCTGGCGGCTCGATCGTGCTGGCGGCGGACTCGGTAAGGAGCATCGTGGTGGGGCCGGGATCGCAGACCACGCGGTAGATCGTCCCGCGAGGAATCACCAAGTAGTCGCCCGGACGGTACGGGAGCGTCCCAAAGAGCGTCTCCAGCCTGCCCGTACCCTCGTGGACAAAGAGCAGGTCGTCGCCATCCGCGTTTTTGTAGAAGTACTCCATCGGCTCGGTCGGGCGCACGAGGGCCAGCGCGACATCGCTATTGACCAGAAACGGCACGCGCCCCGCGACTGGATCGCCGCCTGGCCGCAGCAAGTGGGTCTTCAGGTGCCGGTGGCGCAGCGGCTCGAACTCCAACGTCTCTGGCGTCAAATCCCCCAGGTACTGGTACTCCGCCACCTGCGTGGGCAGGTTCGCGTGGTAGAGAATCGAGGCGATCCCCGAGAAGCCCTTCGTGCCGAAGACTTCCTCGGCGTAGAGCGAGCCATCGGGCTTGCGGAACTGCGTGTGTCGTTTGCGGGGTATCTCCCCAAGCTTTACATAGTGCGCCATTGCGTCATTAACCTCGGCGCAATTTTACCCCGCGACA from Armatimonas rosea includes the following:
- a CDS encoding homogentisate 1,2-dioxygenase; protein product: MAHYVKLGEIPRKRHTQFRKPDGSLYAEEVFGTKGFSGIASILYHANLPTQVAEYQYLGDLTPETLEFEPLRHRHLKTHLLRPGGDPVAGRVPFLVNSDVALALVRPTEPMEYFYKNADGDDLLFVHEGTGRLETLFGTLPYRPGDYLVIPRGTIYRVVCDPGPTTMLLTESAASTIEPPERYRNEYGQFLEHAPFCERDIRVPEAPLFHDEKGRFEVRIKARGHLTAYFYDFHPLDVIGWDGFLYPYALSIHDFEPLTGSIHQPPPSHQTFEAHNFVVCSFVPRMLDYHPDAIPIPYNHSNLDSDEVLYYVNGNFASRRGIEVGSVTLHPSGLPHGPQPGAVEASLGKTRTEELAVMVDTFRPLKLTKAALALEDDNYPYSWRPRP